From a single Falco naumanni isolate bFalNau1 chromosome 17, bFalNau1.pat, whole genome shotgun sequence genomic region:
- the LOC121098726 gene encoding prolargin, translating into MKVAFRLLLPLVLVLISEVSGQRRKPPRKPTRPPPEFIEPVEPTELPPPLPPGPPSIFPDCPRECYCPPDFPSALYCDSRNLRKVPIIPSRIHYLYLQNNFIDDLPEESFRNATELKWVNLDNNRIRKVDRRVLEKLENLIFLYMEKNQLKEVPSFLPPNLEQLRLSRNQISKIPAGVFNKLENLVLLDLHHNKLSDGVFNKNTFKGLKNLMQLNLAHNILRKMPPGVPNAIHQLFLDRNNIEDIPSDYFKEFPNLAFIRLNYNQISDKGLPKNSFNLTNLLVLHLAHNKLTNVPFISPKLEHLYLNNNSIEKINGTQICPTSLMSIQDFSPSDLDSVPRLRYLRLDGNLLKPPIPLDLMMCFRLLQSVVF; encoded by the exons ATGAAGGTGGCCTTCAGATTGCTTCTCCCGCTTGTTCTTGTGCTGATCTCAGAGGTGAGCGGGCAGCGGAGGAAGCCTCCCCGGAAACCCACCCGCCCGCCTCCCGAGTTCATTGAGCCTGTTGagcccacagagctgcctccgCCCCTACCGCCGGGTCCCCCTTCCATCTTCCCGGACTGCCCCCGGGAATGCTACTGCCCTCCAGACTTCCCCTCTGCCCTCTACTGTGACAGCCGCAACCTGCGGAAGGTCCCCATCATCCCGTCCCGCATCCACTACCTCTACCTCCAGAACAACTTCATCGATGACCTCCCAGAGGAGTCCTTCAGGAACGCCACAGAGCTGAAATGGGTCAACCTAGACAACAATCGCATCCGGAAGGTGGACAGGCGGGTTCTGGAGAAGCTGGAAAACCTCATCTTCCTCTACATGGAGAAGAACCAGCTCAAGGAGgtcccttccttcctgccacccAACCTGGAGCAGCTGCGCCTGAGCAGGAACCAGATCTCCAAAATCCCTGCTGGGGTCTTCAACAAGCTGGAGAACCTGGTGCTCTTGGATCTGCACCACAACAAGCTAAGCGATGGGGTCTTCAACAAAAACACCTTCAAGGGACTCAAGAACCTCATGCAACTCAACCTCGCCCACAACATCCTGAGGAAAATGCCCCCCGGGGTACCCAATGCCATCCATCAGCTCTTCCTGGACAGGAACAACATTGAGGACATCCCCAGTGACTACTTCAAGGAGTTCCCCAACCTGGCGTTCATCCGGCTCAACTACAACCAAATCTCTGACAAGGGGCTCCCCAAGAACTCCTTCAACCTCACCAACTTGCTGGTGTTGCACCTGGCCCACAACAAGCTCACCAACGTTCCTTTCATCAGCCCCAAGCTGGAGCACCTCTACCTGAATAATAACTCCATTGAAA agATCAATGGGACGCAGATCTGCCCCACCTCGCTGATGTCCATCCAGGACTTTTCCCCCTCCGACCTGGACAGCGTGCCCCGGCTCCGGTACCTGCGGCTGGACGGGAACCTCCTGAAACCCCCCATCCCTTTGGACCTGATGATGTGTTTCCGCCTCCTGCAGTCCGTGGTTTTCTAG
- the OPTC gene encoding opticin — protein MRTLAWLAITSLCLGGAWAVPAKEERRKAEKPKADLALYENLDLDNYDLTLDNYGEILDLSNYEELYDYGDLAPKIEVGTLAPRPKDPAALPNLGATAETPKLKPPTIASPIHPAPIPAQGLPSCLLCLCIGISVYCDDADLEHIPPLPPDTTYLYARFNRIGTIRASDFTGLKKLKRIDLTSNFISWADVDAFRRLPSLQELILPENRLTALPDLPHSIVRLDARLNRIPSTGLRPEAFQDLKQLQFLHLSDNQLDYIPAPLPESLRSLHLQNNNIQTMHEDTFCDSRDHSQIRRALEDIRLDGNPINLSLFPNAYFCLPRLPTGRFF, from the exons ATGAGGACCCTGGCCTGGCTGGCCATCACCAGCCTGTGTCTGGGGGGAGCCTGGGCTGTCCCAGccaaggaggaaaggaggaaggcagagaagcCAAAAGCTGATCTTGCACTCTACGAAAACCTGGACCTGGACAACTATGACCTGACGTTGGACAACTACGGTGAGATCCTTGACCTGAGTAACTATGAGGAGCTCTACGACTACGGTGACCTTGCTCCGAAG ATTGAGGTCGGTACCCTGGCTCCTCGCCCCAAGGACCCCGCAGCTCTCCCAAATCTGGGTGCCACGGCTGAAACCCCGAAGCTGAAACCTCCAACCATTGCCAGCCCCAtccacccagcacccatcccCGCGCAGG GcttgcccagctgcctgctctgcctgtgtaTTGGCATCTCTGTTTATTGTGACGATGCTGACCTGGAGCACATCCCACCGCTGCCGCCAGACACCACCTACCTCTATGCCCGCTTCAACCGCATCGGCACGATCCGGGCCAGCGATTTCACAGGGCTGA AGAAGCTGAAGCGAATAGACCTGACCAGCAATTTCATCTCCTGGGCGGACGTGGATGCCTTCCGCcggctgcccagcctgcaggagcTCATCCTGCCCGAGAACAGGCTGACGGCGCTGCCTGACCTGCCCCACAGCATCGTCCGGCTGGATGCCCGTCTCAACAGGATCCCCAGCACTGGCCTCCGGCCTGAAGCTTTCCAG GACctgaagcagctgcagtttcTCCATCTGTCCGATAACCAGCTGGACTATATCCCGGCACCCCTGCCCGAGAGCCTGCGCTCCCTGCACCTCCAG AACAATAACATCCAGACCATGCACGAGGACACGTTCTGTGACAGCCGAGACCACAGCCAGATCCGCAGGGCGCTGGAGGACATCCGCCTTGATGGCAACCCCATCAACCTCAGCCTCTTCCCCAACGCCTATTTCTGCCTGCCTCGCCTGCCCACAGGCCGCTTCTTCTGA